The DNA region GGGCATCCTCGGACCCGTACCTTCGGCCATGCTGTTTCCCGATCTTGTCTCATTTAGGAAAGCCGGTTTCTTTTCTGTTACTGAGAAGAATACGGATAAGCAAATTAACAATCTCGCAAAGGCACTGGAGGCGATTAGATGAATTTTCACCAGGCCACCTATGATGAAAGGCTCCTGAATGAATTCAAGTCCGGTTCCACGTACAAGATACCTGGAGACGGAAGCGATGCACAAAAGCTTATCCCTGTGGAAATGCAGAGGAATACACTGAAAATCCCTGGGGTTGCTGAATATGACGCTGTCAGGCATTTCACCAGGCTATCACAGATGAACTACAGTGTTGATCTTGGTATATATCCACTTGGATCTTGCACAATGAAGTACAACCCGAAATATGCAGACAAAATCACCTCACTGGAACAGTATTCTGAAATGCACCCACTGCAGCCAGAATACAGCATCCAGGGGTCACTCAGGATCATGTACGAGCTGCAGGAATACTTGAAGAAGATAGCAGATATGGATGCTGTGACATTGCAGCCGCTTGCGGGAGCGCATGGAGAGTTCACCGGCATACTGATTGTCAGGAAATACCTTGAGGACACAGGCCAGCTTGATAAAAGAAATGAGATAATAGTGCCTGACTCTGCACACGGGACAAATCCGGCATCCGCTGCTATGGGGGGTTTCAATGTTGTGGAAGTGCCTTCAGACTCTACCGGCATGGTTGACGTTAATGCCTTGAAAGCTGCTCTCAGCGAAAGGACAGCTGCATTCATGATAACCAATCCAAGCACTCTGGGAATGTTTGAAAGGGATATAGTGGAAATTTCAAAACTCGTTCATGATGCAGGAGCCCTGCTGTATTACGATGGTGCTAATTTCAACGCCATCCTTGGCATTACTTCCCCGGGAATAATGGGATTCGACATCGTTCACTTCAACCTCCATAAAACATTTGCCACACCCCATGGAGGAGGCGGGCCCGGAGCTGGACCAGTCGCAGTTAAAAAGAAACTCGAAAAATATCTTCCGGTGCCGAGGATTGGATTTGACGGCAGCAAGTATTTCGAGGACTATTCTTCCGAGAAGACCATAGGCAGGATCTCACCTTACTTTGGTGCTTTCGCTGTTCTGCTCAGGGCATGGGCATACATAACCTACCAGGGCTCTGACGGGCTTGAGAAAAGTTCCAGAAAGGCTGTATTGAACACAAATTACATTACAAAGAGACTATCAAAGCACCTTTCAGACCCCTATGGCGGAATTAAGAAACATGAAGTTGTCCTGTCTTCGGCGAATACGCCAGAAAGAGCTCTTGATATTGCTAAGTACCTGATAGACAATGGTGTGCACGCACCAACAGTGTACTTCCCTCTCATAGTGAAGGAGGCGTTGATGATCGAACCAACGGAGAGCGTAAACAAGGACGACCTTGACACATTCTGCGATGCCGTAATAGGTGCTTTGAAAGCCGGACACGATGATCTACTGCACAGGCCAAAAAATCTATCTGTTGGAAGAATAGATGAAATAAAAGCTGCCAAGGATCAGGTTCTTACCTGGTCCCTGCAGAAATAACTATTTTTCTAATCCACTTTTTTGATCGCACTACCAAGGAATTTCAGAAAACTGAACATTACGCTCATTCCAGCCGCAACTTCAGGATCCTTTAGCATTGACATGAGCTTCAGGGCAGATAACCTATCTGGGTTCTTTGCAGCATCTACCATAGATTCGGTCGCGTCCGGTAGATTGTACATAATAGCTTTTACCATGTCTGACGTTCGTTCATCTGACAGAGCATGAATCAGACTGACTGCAGTATTAGCTGACTTCAGCATGCCGTAGATTAGTTCCTTTGAAGAAAAGAACTTCCCCATGAACTCTATATCAGTAGGAACGTACCCGGATGACACACTGTTCAGAAGTTCTACCAGTCCTGCCTGCTTCATCTTCTTTAATAAGGTCAGGAGCGATTCAATGAGATCCGCATTTGCAAGCAAGTCCTTGATAAGAGGTTCGAGACTGTCTTCGTTGTCGGTCATTTCATTCACCTTACATTATCCCCCTGACCATACCTGAGAAGTAAGTATCAGCTGATGTCCACTTGAATATGTAATCAAGCTTGCTCTTGAAGTTGGCTTTTGCATTTTTTTCATAGCTGAACCAGAGGGAAATTGCCTCGTTCACACCAGTAATGGTATAGCACGCGCATTCGCCATTATAGTCATCCTCATACACCGCGCCACCCACTTCCGAAGCAATATGGTGTGAGAGATACCCGGATTGGAAGTGTGCCGCAGCCCCGGCCTTCGATACTGGGAGGTTAGTGGCGTCACCAATGACAAAGACATCGTCGTATTTCCCATAATTAAGCTTGTGCCTGTCTACATCAATATATCCAGATTCTCCTGCGAGGCCAGAATCTGTTATAACCTTCTGCCCCCTGTGCGGCGGTACCAGAATTAGCATATCGTACTTTACCGATTCGCCTTCTAGAGAGTTCACAACCTTATTTTTGGGATCCACAGTTTCCACATTGAACATCGTGTGAGTAATAATGCCCCTTTCCTGAAACAGCTTGTCGACAAAAACAGCCACTTGTGGCATTGTGAATACGCGATTGAGTGGATATGTGTAATGTATGTTTATCTTGTTTCTTATCCCTCTTTTCCTGAAATAGTGATCAAGCAGGAACGTGAATTCGTATGGAGCCGGAGGACATTGTATCTCTGGGCTTGCCTGCCCTATAACTATGTCTCCGCCATTGAATTTTGCAAGATCCTCCTTCAAGGAAAGTGCTGCCTGCAAGTTGTAGAAATGTTTCGCTTCGCCTTCATAGCCTGGCACATCCTCCGGTGTTAATCTGTCACCGGTTGCAATAGCGAGATAATCATAGGAGTATGATTTGCCAGACTTCACTGTAACAAATCTTTGATCAACATCAATTCTCACCACTTCATCCTGAATATATTTCACACCGGCATTGAACAGAAATTCCGAGTTCTTTACGCTTTTCCTGTAATCCAGAAGACCAAATGGTATCTGTACCCCGTCAGGCTTGAAATAATGCTTCTTCGAATTGCCTATTACAACAATTTCTAGTTCATTCTTATTCGTTAGAAAACGGAGCTTGTTTGCCAGGATTGTCCCGGCGGCTCCATCCCCCAGAATAAGTGCTCTCTTCTGGCTATACACTTATATCCTCTACCTTACCTTCTTCAGGACAATTTCTACATACCCGTCCCTGTCGTACACGCCAATTAACTCATTGCCGCTCTTCTTAATCC from Thermoplasmataceae archaeon includes:
- the gcvPB gene encoding aminomethyl-transferring glycine dehydrogenase subunit GcvPB, which encodes MNFHQATYDERLLNEFKSGSTYKIPGDGSDAQKLIPVEMQRNTLKIPGVAEYDAVRHFTRLSQMNYSVDLGIYPLGSCTMKYNPKYADKITSLEQYSEMHPLQPEYSIQGSLRIMYELQEYLKKIADMDAVTLQPLAGAHGEFTGILIVRKYLEDTGQLDKRNEIIVPDSAHGTNPASAAMGGFNVVEVPSDSTGMVDVNALKAALSERTAAFMITNPSTLGMFERDIVEISKLVHDAGALLYYDGANFNAILGITSPGIMGFDIVHFNLHKTFATPHGGGGPGAGPVAVKKKLEKYLPVPRIGFDGSKYFEDYSSEKTIGRISPYFGAFAVLLRAWAYITYQGSDGLEKSSRKAVLNTNYITKRLSKHLSDPYGGIKKHEVVLSSANTPERALDIAKYLIDNGVHAPTVYFPLIVKEALMIEPTESVNKDDLDTFCDAVIGALKAGHDDLLHRPKNLSVGRIDEIKAAKDQVLTWSLQK
- a CDS encoding DUF1641 domain-containing protein, translated to MTDNEDSLEPLIKDLLANADLIESLLTLLKKMKQAGLVELLNSVSSGYVPTDIEFMGKFFSSKELIYGMLKSANTAVSLIHALSDERTSDMVKAIMYNLPDATESMVDAAKNPDRLSALKLMSMLKDPEVAAGMSVMFSFLKFLGSAIKKVD
- a CDS encoding FAD/NAD(P)-binding oxidoreductase, producing the protein MYSQKRALILGDGAAGTILANKLRFLTNKNELEIVVIGNSKKHYFKPDGVQIPFGLLDYRKSVKNSEFLFNAGVKYIQDEVVRIDVDQRFVTVKSGKSYSYDYLAIATGDRLTPEDVPGYEGEAKHFYNLQAALSLKEDLAKFNGGDIVIGQASPEIQCPPAPYEFTFLLDHYFRKRGIRNKINIHYTYPLNRVFTMPQVAVFVDKLFQERGIITHTMFNVETVDPKNKVVNSLEGESVKYDMLILVPPHRGQKVITDSGLAGESGYIDVDRHKLNYGKYDDVFVIGDATNLPVSKAGAAAHFQSGYLSHHIASEVGGAVYEDDYNGECACYTITGVNEAISLWFSYEKNAKANFKSKLDYIFKWTSADTYFSGMVRGIM